The Streptomyces achromogenes genome window below encodes:
- a CDS encoding nuclear transport factor 2 family protein, which translates to MSQESDAVHEAIAGELRLMDPSVRSSRSLVRQLLDPNFTEVGASGRRWTYDEMLAAMPEMDGAAVSGPRYEPSKFTGVLLAPGLVHLTYETTLEGNRARRSSLWRKQGANAAWQMYYHQATPIPPDSV; encoded by the coding sequence ATGAGCCAAGAATCAGATGCGGTGCATGAGGCGATCGCAGGCGAGCTGCGCCTCATGGACCCCAGTGTTCGCAGTTCACGCTCGCTTGTCCGACAGCTACTGGATCCGAACTTCACAGAGGTCGGCGCTTCGGGGCGACGGTGGACGTATGACGAGATGCTTGCCGCGATGCCCGAGATGGACGGTGCCGCAGTAAGCGGTCCGCGCTACGAGCCTTCAAAGTTCACCGGTGTCCTGCTGGCCCCCGGACTGGTGCACCTCACCTACGAGACCACGCTGGAGGGAAACCGGGCACGGCGCAGTTCGCTCTGGCGCAAGCAGGGTGCGAACGCAGCCTGGCAGATGTACTACCACCAGGCCACGCCCATCCCACCCGACAGCGTGTAG
- a CDS encoding helix-turn-helix domain-containing protein: protein MDVTTLCSIGELSRRTGLSVRTIRFYSDSGVVAPTTRSPAGYRLYDLDALLRLELLRTLRELGMDLATIRRVLDRELSVAEVAAAHADAMDVQIRVLQLRRSVLRVVAGRGSDPEEIKLMHRLTQLSGEERRRLIDDFMDDTFGTMDADPAAVAMVRAATPDLPDDPSSEQIAAWVELAGLVGDEDFRARMRRMAMWQAAGHPLDIESEAGEELMKCTRQKVAEVMESGIDPLSNRAAPVIDDLVHRFAEVFARTPDTEFRDWMAQRFEEAHDPRVDRYWRLVWIVNGWQVVPNLIPVYPWLIQALRNEHAA from the coding sequence ATGGACGTTACGACCCTCTGCTCGATCGGGGAGCTTTCCCGGCGGACCGGCTTGTCCGTGAGGACCATCCGGTTCTACTCCGATTCGGGGGTGGTAGCGCCGACCACCCGTAGTCCCGCCGGTTATCGGCTCTACGACCTCGACGCACTGCTTCGTCTGGAACTTCTGCGCACATTGCGCGAACTGGGCATGGACTTGGCCACGATTCGACGGGTACTGGACCGCGAGCTCTCGGTGGCGGAAGTCGCCGCGGCGCACGCCGACGCCATGGACGTCCAGATCCGGGTGCTGCAACTGCGTCGGAGTGTTCTGCGAGTCGTGGCCGGACGCGGGTCCGATCCCGAGGAGATCAAGCTCATGCACAGGCTCACGCAGTTGTCCGGCGAGGAACGCCGACGTCTGATCGACGATTTCATGGACGACACCTTCGGCACAATGGATGCCGACCCGGCTGCCGTGGCCATGGTTCGCGCTGCTACTCCCGACCTTCCCGATGATCCGTCCAGCGAGCAGATCGCCGCGTGGGTGGAGCTCGCCGGGCTGGTCGGCGACGAAGACTTCCGGGCCCGGATGCGCCGGATGGCCATGTGGCAGGCCGCCGGGCACCCGCTCGACATCGAGAGCGAAGCGGGCGAGGAACTGATGAAGTGCACCCGTCAGAAGGTGGCCGAGGTCATGGAGTCGGGCATCGACCCGCTCAGCAACAGGGCCGCACCTGTCATCGACGACCTTGTGCACCGCTTCGCCGAGGTGTTCGCGCGTACCCCTGACACGGAATTCCGGGACTGGATGGCCCAGCGGTTCGAAGAGGCACACGATCCCAGGGTGGACCGGTACTGGCGGCTGGTGTGGATCGTCAACGGTTGGCAGGTAGTACCGAACCTCATCCCGGTGTACCCCTGGCTCATACAGGCCCTGCGAAATGAACACGCCGCATAG
- a CDS encoding GNAT family N-acetyltransferase produces MPELTTPTVRLRNSWLAAREEWPVGAHQDGTGLRLAGETDLTDPGAFSVWVERLKRQADTSVAVGEGRVHATHWWIVEGGTYLGAVDVRHYLNALLLDLGGHIGYSIRPSARGRGLATWALGAVLPEARALGLDRVLVTCDEDNPASARTIERNGGVLEDVRSTAAGVKRRYWITL; encoded by the coding sequence ATGCCTGAATTGACCACCCCCACAGTCCGGCTACGGAACTCATGGCTCGCGGCGCGTGAGGAGTGGCCTGTAGGCGCCCACCAGGACGGAACGGGGCTGCGCCTGGCGGGCGAAACCGACCTCACCGACCCCGGTGCGTTCTCGGTGTGGGTGGAGCGACTGAAGCGCCAGGCGGATACGTCAGTTGCCGTGGGGGAGGGGCGAGTTCACGCCACCCACTGGTGGATCGTCGAGGGCGGTACCTATCTGGGCGCCGTCGACGTACGGCACTACCTGAACGCTCTTCTGCTCGATCTCGGCGGACACATCGGCTACAGCATTCGGCCCTCCGCCCGCGGACGGGGCTTGGCCACGTGGGCCCTCGGAGCCGTTCTGCCGGAGGCCCGCGCGCTCGGCTTGGACAGGGTCCTCGTCACATGCGACGAGGACAACCCCGCATCGGCCCGCACCATCGAGCGCAACGGTGGGGTCCTGGAGGACGTCCGCTCCACAGCCGCCGGCGTCAAGCGGCGCTACTGGATCACCCTGTAG
- a CDS encoding class I SAM-dependent methyltransferase, translated as MTDEQEWVQPSGVWATAVGVARVRALESERENALFRDPLAQAFATAGGLWPSSPPADDEAARRRRLAVSFSIVIRTKFLDDLLQQASASGVRQVVSLGAGMDSRAFRMDWPGGTRLFEVDTAEPLDFKASVLRQERAVARCERITVAVDLREDWPGALAAAGHDPAAPTVWIAEGLLIYLPEDAVELLLARISAQSAAGSRMGLTWGSRGVIERFGADAVPGSAASMWVSEMPDDPVGRLAGHGWEADCHTLRERAAAYGRPIDTPPRREERPGGLISAVRR; from the coding sequence GTGACTGATGAGCAGGAGTGGGTACAGCCGTCGGGAGTGTGGGCCACGGCGGTGGGAGTGGCCAGGGTGCGGGCGTTGGAGAGCGAGCGGGAGAACGCGCTGTTCCGCGACCCACTGGCGCAGGCCTTCGCCACCGCAGGCGGCCTGTGGCCCTCTTCGCCGCCGGCGGATGACGAGGCCGCGCGTCGCCGCCGGCTTGCCGTCTCGTTCTCCATCGTCATCAGGACGAAGTTCCTCGACGACCTGCTGCAGCAGGCGTCCGCGTCCGGTGTACGGCAGGTCGTGTCGCTCGGCGCCGGCATGGACAGCCGGGCCTTCCGGATGGACTGGCCCGGGGGTACCCGGCTGTTCGAGGTCGACACTGCCGAGCCACTGGATTTCAAGGCGTCGGTGCTGCGCCAGGAGCGGGCCGTCGCCCGCTGCGAGCGGATCACCGTCGCGGTGGATCTGCGTGAGGACTGGCCAGGCGCGCTGGCCGCCGCAGGGCACGACCCGGCGGCGCCGACCGTGTGGATCGCCGAAGGGCTGCTGATCTATCTGCCGGAGGACGCGGTGGAACTGCTGCTGGCCCGGATCAGCGCGCAGTCGGCGGCAGGCAGTCGGATGGGGCTGACGTGGGGCTCGCGCGGGGTGATCGAGCGCTTCGGCGCGGACGCCGTTCCGGGATCGGCGGCGTCCATGTGGGTCTCGGAGATGCCGGACGACCCGGTGGGCCGGCTGGCCGGGCATGGCTGGGAGGCCGACTGCCACACTCTGCGCGAGCGCGCTGCCGCCTACGGCCGCCCGATCGACACCCCGCCGCGGCGCGAGGAACGGCCCGGCGGACTGATCTCGGCGGTCCGCCGGTAA
- a CDS encoding class I SAM-dependent methyltransferase: MDQEMIWDADIAQRYDTPGTGMFAPGVVEPAVDRLAELAGDGAALEFAVGTGRVAVPLARRGVRVTGIELSRPMVEQLRSKADEAAIPVIVGDMATTLAPGRYTLVYLVYNTLSNLLTQAEQVGCFRNAARHLLPGGRFVIELGVPDLRRLPPGQAAVAWQSVPGYVNVGTYDVLRQQVVSHHFSFDDTGQARLFRSPHRYVWPAELDLMAQLAGFELESRHADWAGAEFTAESRSHVSVYRLPLSTQ; the protein is encoded by the coding sequence ATGGACCAGGAGATGATTTGGGACGCCGACATCGCCCAGCGCTATGACACGCCCGGCACCGGAATGTTCGCACCTGGGGTCGTGGAGCCGGCTGTGGACCGCCTCGCTGAACTGGCCGGCGACGGAGCAGCACTGGAGTTCGCCGTCGGAACCGGTCGGGTAGCGGTTCCCCTCGCTCGGCGAGGAGTCCGCGTCACCGGCATCGAACTGTCACGGCCGATGGTGGAGCAGTTGCGATCCAAGGCTGACGAAGCCGCCATTCCCGTGATCGTGGGTGACATGGCGACCACCCTGGCTCCCGGCAGATACACCCTGGTCTACCTCGTCTACAACACGCTCTCCAACCTGCTCACCCAGGCGGAGCAGGTCGGCTGTTTCCGCAACGCTGCCCGTCACCTCCTGCCCGGTGGGCGGTTCGTGATCGAGCTCGGGGTGCCCGACTTGCGCAGGCTGCCACCAGGACAGGCAGCCGTCGCCTGGCAGTCCGTGCCCGGTTACGTCAACGTGGGCACCTACGACGTCCTGCGTCAGCAGGTCGTATCGCACCACTTCTCGTTCGACGACACCGGGCAGGCTCGGCTGTTCCGCAGTCCGCATCGCTACGTCTGGCCGGCCGAACTCGATCTCATGGCGCAGTTGGCCGGATTCGAACTGGAGAGCAGGCATGCGGACTGGGCCGGTGCCGAATTCACGGCCGAGTCGCGTTCACACGTCTCCGTCTACCGGCTCCCGCTCAGCACCCAGTGA
- a CDS encoding acyl-CoA dehydrogenase family protein: MADALLFNPRTYDPAHFDPETRRLLRATVDWFEERGKRRLIEDYRNRAWLGDFLAFAAKEGLFATFLTPSCAAAEGEGDKRWDTARIAALNEILGFYGLDYWYAWQVTVLGLGPVWQSDNGAARARAAELLSQGEVFAFGLSEKSHGADIYSTDMLLEPDGAGGFRATGSKYYIGNGNAAGLVSVFGRRTDVEGPDGYVFFAVDSRHPAYHLVKNVVDSSKFVSEFRLEDYPVAEADVLHTGRAAFDAALNTVNVGKFNLCTASIGICEHAMYEAVTHAQNRILYGRPVTAFPHVRRELTDAYVRLVGMKLFSDRAVDYFRTAGPDDRRYLLFNPMTKMKVTTEGEKVIDLMWDVIAAKGFEKDNYFAQAAVEIRGLPKLEGTVHVNLALILKFMRNHLLDPVAYPPVATRLDAADDDFLFRQGPARGLGSVRFHDWRPAFDAYGHLSNVSRFREQADALCEFVRTAAPDDEQSRDLDLLLAVGQLFALVVHGQLVLEQAALKGLDEDVLDELFAVLVRDFSAHAVELHGKDSATEGQQLWALGAVRRPVVDATRSARVWQRVEALSGTYEMMP; encoded by the coding sequence ATGGCCGACGCGCTGCTGTTCAACCCGCGCACCTACGACCCCGCGCACTTCGACCCGGAGACGCGCCGCTTGCTGCGCGCCACCGTCGACTGGTTCGAGGAGCGCGGTAAGCGCCGCTTGATCGAGGACTACCGCAACCGCGCCTGGCTCGGTGACTTCCTCGCCTTCGCTGCCAAGGAGGGGCTCTTCGCGACCTTCCTCACGCCTTCCTGCGCCGCTGCGGAGGGGGAGGGCGACAAGCGCTGGGACACCGCCCGCATCGCCGCCCTGAACGAGATCCTGGGCTTCTACGGCCTGGACTACTGGTACGCCTGGCAGGTCACCGTTCTCGGCCTCGGGCCGGTCTGGCAGAGCGACAACGGCGCCGCCCGGGCCCGCGCCGCGGAACTGCTGTCGCAGGGCGAGGTGTTCGCCTTCGGTCTGTCCGAGAAGTCTCATGGCGCCGACATCTACTCCACCGACATGCTCCTGGAGCCCGACGGCGCGGGCGGATTCCGGGCCACCGGATCCAAGTACTACATCGGCAACGGCAACGCCGCCGGACTCGTCTCCGTATTCGGCCGCCGAACCGACGTCGAGGGCCCCGACGGCTATGTGTTCTTCGCCGTCGACAGCCGCCATCCGGCATATCACCTGGTCAAGAACGTCGTCGACTCCTCGAAGTTCGTCAGCGAGTTCCGTCTCGAGGACTACCCCGTGGCCGAGGCGGACGTTCTGCACACCGGCCGTGCCGCCTTCGACGCCGCCCTCAACACCGTCAACGTGGGCAAGTTCAATCTGTGCACCGCTTCGATCGGCATCTGCGAGCACGCGATGTACGAGGCGGTCACTCACGCCCAGAACCGCATCCTGTACGGCCGTCCCGTCACCGCTTTCCCCCACGTGCGGCGCGAGTTGACCGACGCCTACGTCCGGCTCGTCGGGATGAAGCTGTTCAGTGACCGCGCTGTCGACTACTTCCGCACCGCCGGCCCCGACGACCGCCGCTACCTCCTCTTCAATCCGATGACGAAGATGAAGGTGACCACCGAGGGCGAGAAGGTCATCGACCTGATGTGGGACGTCATTGCCGCCAAGGGCTTCGAGAAGGACAACTACTTCGCTCAGGCCGCCGTCGAGATCCGTGGCCTGCCGAAGCTGGAGGGCACCGTCCACGTCAACCTGGCGCTGATCTTGAAGTTCATGCGCAACCACCTCCTCGACCCGGTTGCCTACCCGCCCGTAGCCACCCGCCTCGACGCGGCTGACGACGACTTCCTCTTCCGCCAGGGCCCGGCCCGCGGCCTCGGCTCGGTGCGCTTCCATGACTGGCGGCCGGCCTTCGACGCGTACGGCCACCTCTCCAACGTGAGCCGGTTCCGCGAACAGGCCGACGCTCTCTGCGAGTTCGTACGCACGGCCGCTCCTGACGATGAGCAGAGCCGGGACCTCGACCTACTTCTCGCCGTCGGGCAGCTGTTCGCGCTCGTCGTCCACGGTCAGCTGGTCCTGGAGCAGGCAGCCCTGAAGGGCCTCGACGAGGACGTGCTCGACGAGCTGTTCGCCGTCCTCGTACGCGACTTCTCCGCGCACGCGGTGGAGTTGCACGGCAAGGACTCCGCGACCGAGGGGCAGCAGCTCTGGGCGCTCGGTGCCGTCAGGCGCCCGGTGGTCGACGCGACGCGTTCCGCACGCGTCTGGCAGCGCGTCGAGGCGCTGTCGGGCACGTACGAGATGATGCCTTGA
- a CDS encoding zinc-binding dehydrogenase, giving the protein MQRLIPTGEAARPVAFAEVSQPVPEPGQALIKVEAFAPNRGETFLLERPLPEALPGKDIAGLVVQAAADGSGPDIGTRVVGHPAQGGWAEYAAVPTHSLAVLPDSIDSARAAALPLAGITALRLLRTAGSLTGRRVLLTGASGGVGHYVTELAVGAGAVVTAVTATPVRGERLAALGARVVHEVATAEGPFDVVLESTGGPDLPLALSKVRPGGLLIWFGQASRTPVTLDFFHLLGGPERVTIQHFHYAGAPYGCDLSALVSLVEQDRLHPEIGRIADWAQTAETLVDLRERRIRGKAVLLTGGAR; this is encoded by the coding sequence ATGCAAAGACTGATTCCCACAGGAGAAGCGGCGCGCCCGGTCGCCTTCGCCGAGGTCTCCCAGCCCGTGCCGGAGCCCGGTCAGGCACTGATCAAAGTTGAGGCGTTCGCCCCGAACCGGGGCGAGACATTCCTTCTCGAACGCCCCCTGCCGGAGGCGCTGCCTGGCAAGGACATCGCAGGGCTCGTCGTGCAGGCGGCAGCCGATGGCTCCGGCCCCGACATCGGTACCCGCGTCGTCGGACACCCGGCGCAGGGCGGCTGGGCCGAGTACGCCGCCGTGCCCACGCACTCGCTCGCGGTGCTCCCGGACAGCATCGACAGCGCGCGGGCGGCGGCTCTTCCCCTGGCCGGTATCACCGCCCTGCGGCTGCTGCGCACGGCCGGTTCCCTGACCGGCCGACGGGTGCTGCTGACCGGCGCTTCAGGTGGCGTCGGCCACTATGTCACCGAGCTGGCCGTGGGGGCCGGAGCGGTGGTGACCGCGGTGACGGCCACACCGGTGCGCGGCGAGCGGCTCGCGGCGCTGGGCGCGCGGGTGGTGCACGAGGTCGCGACGGCTGAGGGACCGTTCGATGTCGTGCTGGAGTCAACAGGTGGGCCGGATCTGCCGCTCGCCCTGTCGAAGGTGCGCCCGGGCGGCCTGCTCATCTGGTTCGGCCAGGCGAGCCGCACCCCGGTGACCCTCGACTTCTTCCACCTCCTCGGCGGGCCCGAGCGCGTGACGATCCAGCACTTCCACTACGCCGGCGCCCCGTACGGCTGCGATCTCTCGGCCCTGGTGAGCTTGGTGGAGCAGGACCGCTTGCACCCGGAGATCGGTCGCATCGCCGACTGGGCACAGACCGCCGAGACCCTGGTCGACCTGCGAGAGCGCCGGATACGCGGCAAAGCTGTCCTGCTGACTGGAGGAGCACGATGA
- a CDS encoding LysR family transcriptional regulator, which yields MDLDVAQVRAFVCTAEELHFGRAAGTLAISQQALSKRIARLESLLGAELFQRGGNGVRLTEAGQRFLPPARQTVAAADAAVAAVSGKEHPLRVDVWGHLYAPMRMLAQVAGRAGELALGHGRDLPSVATALLHGDIDAALGRVHPPLPAGLAHRLVRLEPVDAVLSEDHPLAAEPALQPNQLRDSTLWAPGALDRLDFLHRFADRFGIQNTATSVNLGLAHFLAEVAGEPRSFSLVPADVPLPEIPGLRSVPLFDPTPLYAWSLVWCPGNEHPRLNGLAAACAEEAGRSRWLEYDPTRDWLPEPPTSDAGFGHD from the coding sequence ATGGATCTCGACGTGGCGCAGGTACGTGCCTTCGTGTGCACCGCCGAAGAGCTGCACTTCGGCCGGGCGGCCGGGACACTCGCGATCTCCCAGCAGGCGCTGTCCAAGAGGATCGCACGGCTGGAATCCCTGCTCGGCGCCGAGCTCTTCCAGCGCGGCGGCAACGGAGTACGCCTCACCGAGGCCGGACAGCGTTTCCTCCCGCCTGCCCGGCAGACCGTGGCTGCCGCCGATGCCGCGGTCGCGGCGGTGTCCGGGAAGGAACATCCGCTACGCGTAGACGTCTGGGGACACCTCTACGCGCCTATGCGGATGCTGGCCCAGGTTGCCGGACGAGCCGGTGAACTGGCCCTGGGGCACGGGCGCGACCTGCCGTCGGTGGCGACGGCACTGCTGCACGGCGACATCGACGCGGCCCTCGGCCGTGTCCACCCCCCGCTGCCCGCGGGGCTGGCGCACCGCCTCGTCCGCCTCGAACCGGTGGACGCCGTACTGAGCGAGGACCATCCGCTCGCAGCCGAACCAGCTCTGCAGCCAAACCAGTTGCGCGACAGCACGCTGTGGGCGCCCGGTGCGCTGGACCGGCTCGACTTCCTCCACCGGTTCGCCGACCGATTCGGCATCCAGAACACGGCCACGAGCGTCAATCTGGGGCTCGCCCACTTCCTGGCCGAGGTGGCGGGCGAGCCACGAAGCTTCTCGCTGGTGCCCGCTGATGTGCCACTGCCGGAGATCCCAGGACTGCGCTCCGTCCCCCTGTTCGATCCCACGCCGCTGTATGCCTGGTCGCTGGTGTGGTGCCCCGGAAACGAACACCCAAGGCTGAACGGGCTCGCCGCCGCCTGTGCTGAGGAAGCAGGGCGGAGCCGATGGCTGGAGTACGACCCGACCCGCGACTGGCTGCCTGAACCACCCACGAGTGATGCCGGTTTCGGACACGATTGA
- a CDS encoding PadR family transcriptional regulator produces the protein MALEHAILVSLLEKPGSGYELARRFERSIGYFWTATHQQIYRVLKRMGSDGWIDVRDVPQQGRPDKKEYSVAGPGRDALRAWLQERTEPESVRHDLAVKVRGAAFGDPAALIGEVERHRKAHEDRLARYLAGRARDFPLPSADGAPDAEHELQHVVLRGGIAYERMMIAWLDDVLVTLAGFAAGR, from the coding sequence ATGGCGCTCGAGCACGCGATCCTCGTTTCCCTGCTGGAGAAGCCGGGCTCCGGTTATGAGCTGGCCCGGCGGTTCGAGCGGTCCATCGGGTACTTCTGGACGGCCACACACCAGCAGATCTACCGGGTGCTCAAGCGCATGGGCAGCGACGGCTGGATCGACGTCCGGGATGTCCCGCAACAGGGGCGTCCGGACAAGAAGGAGTACTCCGTCGCCGGTCCGGGGAGGGACGCGCTCCGCGCCTGGCTCCAGGAACGCACCGAACCGGAGAGCGTGCGGCACGACCTGGCGGTGAAGGTCCGTGGCGCCGCCTTCGGTGACCCGGCCGCCCTCATCGGCGAGGTCGAGCGTCACCGGAAGGCGCACGAGGACCGTCTCGCCCGTTATCTCGCGGGCCGGGCACGCGACTTCCCACTGCCGTCGGCGGACGGAGCGCCCGACGCCGAACACGAGCTCCAGCACGTCGTGTTGCGGGGCGGCATCGCGTACGAGCGCATGATGATCGCCTGGCTCGACGACGTCCTCGTCACCCTCGCCGGGTTCGCCGCCGGTCGCTGA
- a CDS encoding BtrH N-terminal domain-containing protein, with protein sequence MAMVEGIDSRGMRHCETTALGVLLRHEGLDVSEPMLFGLGSGLSFVYWDAKGMDFPFLGGRVKPFELTRNLAALLGLELLVEETTSPRKAWQNVTRPIDAGRPVGLQLDSYHLDYFTTKVHFGGHFVAIYGYDEQHAYLVDTESQGGTVSTSLAGLARARAERGPMTARHRSFTIAVPAGLTSLKDRITPAIKACAEAFLNPPIANLGHRGIEKAAKQVPKWLQRSENPREDLPRVALLSEKAGTGGALFRTLYRDFLAECTQLSENGHLRTGHRLYAEAAALWTQVAALIATAGESGDAEHLVQAGSVLHELARIEHDAMRALSML encoded by the coding sequence ATGGCCATGGTGGAAGGGATCGACAGCCGCGGAATGCGGCACTGCGAGACGACGGCGCTCGGCGTACTGCTGCGGCATGAAGGACTCGACGTGTCCGAGCCCATGCTGTTCGGGCTCGGCTCCGGACTGTCCTTTGTCTACTGGGACGCCAAAGGCATGGACTTTCCCTTCCTGGGCGGCCGGGTCAAGCCGTTCGAGCTCACCAGGAACCTGGCCGCCCTGCTCGGCCTCGAGTTACTCGTCGAAGAGACCACCTCACCTCGCAAGGCCTGGCAGAACGTAACGCGCCCCATCGACGCCGGTCGGCCTGTGGGTCTCCAACTCGACAGCTACCACCTGGACTACTTCACCACCAAGGTGCATTTCGGCGGGCACTTCGTGGCCATCTACGGCTACGACGAACAGCACGCCTACCTGGTGGACACCGAGTCGCAGGGCGGGACCGTTTCGACCAGTCTCGCGGGCCTGGCCAGGGCCCGAGCCGAGCGCGGTCCCATGACCGCCAGACACCGTTCGTTCACCATCGCCGTGCCCGCCGGCCTGACGTCGCTGAAGGACCGGATCACCCCCGCGATCAAGGCCTGCGCCGAGGCCTTTCTGAATCCGCCCATCGCGAACCTGGGGCATCGGGGCATCGAGAAGGCCGCGAAACAGGTGCCGAAGTGGCTGCAGCGCAGCGAGAATCCGCGGGAGGACCTGCCAAGGGTCGCCCTCCTGTCGGAGAAGGCCGGCACCGGGGGCGCCCTCTTCCGCACCCTCTACCGGGACTTCCTCGCCGAGTGCACCCAACTGAGCGAGAACGGTCACCTGCGCACCGGCCACCGCCTGTACGCCGAGGCCGCTGCCCTGTGGACACAGGTCGCGGCGCTCATCGCGACGGCAGGCGAATCCGGCGACGCGGAACACCTCGTACAGGCCGGCTCGGTCCTTCATGAACTCGCGCGCATCGAGCACGATGCGATGCGGGCACTCAGCATGCTCTAG